The genomic interval GCAGCTGCGCATCGACCAGCATCCGGACGAACGCAATGACAAACGGGATCCCAAGAAAGCGGCGACCAGCGAGTGGCGACTGGCGCTGGCCATGGACCTGGACGATGCCGGCCCCCTGCACTTCGACGTGGCGTTGCGTCAGCACTCGGTCAGTGCCAGGGTCTGGGCGGAGAAACAAAGTACTCTGCGCCAGGTGAACGAGGAACTACCCTTGTTACGACAGAGCCTGACCGACCTCGGCCTGGAGGTGACCGACCTGGAATGCCGGCGCGGCAGTCCCGAAGGCTCGGTCACCCGGCTTGAGCACAGATTGGTGGATACCCGAGCATGAGCGAACGTTCGTCACACCAGCCCACTCACGCGGCTGTGGCATTGAAATACGATGGTGAGCAGGCGCCCACAATTGCGGCCACCGGGACCGAGGAACTGGCACAGGAGATTGTCAGGATAGCGCGGGAGCACGGCGTGCCCCTGTACGAAAATGCAGAATTGGCCAGCATCCTGGCCCGGCTCTCGCTGAATGAGGAGATCCCGGAGAGTCTGT from Marinobacter sp. LA51 carries:
- a CDS encoding EscU/YscU/HrcU family type III secretion system export apparatus switch protein encodes the protein MSERSSHQPTHAAVALKYDGEQAPTIAATGTEELAQEIVRIAREHGVPLYENAELASILARLSLNEEIPESLYRVIAEILAFAFHIRGRTPEDASRKDDPAAT